Proteins from one Plasmodium gaboni strain SY75 chromosome 4, whole genome shotgun sequence genomic window:
- a CDS encoding hypothetical protein (conserved Plasmodium protein, unknown function) has translation MKKKKKNSIGLCNCSFDEFQEGVQFIKETDSILDDDIFLILKRVCSFLFYCVKNNKFDSLLNYDKLKKICYKRSKREPIQYKDRKDEYIDDEKYSSNIKDKDDNINETHVNFSEKNIYINDNIYNICSKDEEVTSIIQDENKNMKNFIEHEKEMKKKKKFSHKDLIIIKNINRLLLNKIIDNYVGYSWLCLILLEYLNVLDSYLKYQEDITKLKKKENEKNDHTLLINEEEEKKQQEKDHYDIFSKKELTYIIKELEKQKEAKQQIFNKYISKKKKSNDNNNDVSLYLYEKKKKKEKQINIQRSKYTNYLFCYYDNFIHSDKHVVDKNENEKIIYLNDYDNDCYKWIFEESKSHDEDEQEDNQEDKNYNKTYDKQQQTNHNKTFDELSVIEQNSYQDMPNYNTNHYFNDQMNYYDHINKKKIIYTHEYNQGIYNEHTPLNKNKRKLSNESQEGYKNIYKKKKKVSWGMRENVLDNEQDGYYDENGNIIKRKKKKFKELENMMKKEYKKKKNKKYRKEKKKKQKTKTKTKTKTNKYNNNNEHYHYLYKALCDFVSTKYKTNKLLKYMDENRDMYSWKPPSFYWKILKNQYVVKEILKLYEERYLDPFLSCLYEDFMNKFYFDDNEKENTNNITTYTSNFNIFTLRISEEIQKFLLLKEPEEEEDILNICKNICVSENSYIYAQLILEYIYRNNNDNSMRRLSQYLCLYILYKDINIYNICNNYFSNVIENEISISYLIFKINNLHNYHSLYNIFKNIYMIRNKGCMHINNTDIINLYNSILRVLKVFNGQKLLLFDSTYMFDDMNRKDRIMSRDEKGKQNNSIYYKKNGYDKASEINSCGDIYDDIDNNINDDINNNINDDINNNININNNINNNINNNINNNINDDDHSNDLLSFNESSFLNYPSNFSDENRSTLEEYTRRCSINKINQYDRHKVKNISTYTDENNDNIDDKQNNENKDLKNSEQNYLEGDLTSDLYEYTEEKVINKLHIDTSHTDKSFIDFESVNFSDNKIKSAVSEFLLPSASQYGRDNYNYDKEFLRINIYAEKIPLIHMRDIIFINNLINIFVNNNDLFSNNMYKVYGKVLIFLTTYSPYEYVYNQYYSSFFEKKKKKNAFKKYSTSFFDIYDDRMVVGTKDKKIKKKKKKKKKKKMKKKKIIINNNNNIIVDDDDDEYIDNINYNNENNNHQSYEKSNESSFSNRTNNEEDKKTDSILNVKNSNDDNYTIKTITPEKKMENNSVDKFANDLITNGKNIVTSLNDNIGDEEKTNSNSISNNNFLVENDMNEDKERNMKEYDHNNKNNSKTICSIKNTIDRYKKEEECPKNIDDLFEIKTEVKSCNEIKSSVFLNIKSKQKLKTNKINKKKKYYFYKLFHKFRISYNNFIKYTQNEIFHIYQIIHGNYSDVQKDKMLIRKINSNLAASIIYKYIYNNIYEYINNSKINLIYPKFIILKYIVDKYPQKRYLTLHFLKELYIFIIEKEKALEEYAELRGNIVLFIVYMIRYENMFCYVVNIIKTMIYVLDKSLIRLFIMKTLTYCAPPYDLMFCQCLLNFIYSVLKKEGIYYKDEFKKIINKFLDEVANMHQMYQSSKTKELFILSNYIRDHMIQSEKETQPC, from the exons atgaaaaaaaagaagaaaaattcTATAGGACTCTGCAACTGTTCATTTGATGAATTTCAAG AGGGCGTACAGTTTATTAAAGAAACAGATTCTATATTGGATGACgatatttttcttatattaaAGCGCGtttgttcttttttgttttattgTGTTAAGAATAACAAATTTGATAgtttattaaattatgataagctaaaaaaaatatgttataaaaGATCTAAAAGAGAACCTATTCAATATAAGGACAGGAAAGATGAATATATAgatgatgaaaaatattcaagtaatattaaagacaaagatgataatataaatgaaacTCATGTAAATTTTAGTGagaagaatatatatataaatgataatatttataatatatgcTCAAAAGATGAAGAGGTTACCTCCATAATACAAGATGAAAATAAGAACATGAAAAATTTTATTGAAcatgaaaaagaaatgaaaaaaaaaaaaaaatttagTCATAAAgatttaattataattaaaaatataaatagattactcttaaataaaataatagaTAATTATGTAGGATACTCTTGGTTGTGTTTAATTCTGCTGGAATATCTTAATGTATTAGATTCCTACTTAAAGTATCAAGAAGACATAACTAAAttgaaaaagaaagaaaatgaaaaaaatgatcATACTCTTCtaataaatgaagaagaagaaaaaaaacagCAAGAAAAAGATCATTACgatattttttctaaaaaGGAATTgacatatattataaaagaattagaaaaacaaaaagaagCCAAGCAacaaatttttaataaatatatatcaaaaaaaaaaaaaagtaatgATAATAACAACGATGTGTctctttatttatatgagaaaaaaaaaaaaaaagaaaaacaaataaatatacaaagAAGTAAATATACCAACTATctattttgttattatgACAATTTTATTCATAGTGATAAACATGTAGtagataaaaatgaaaatgaaaaaattatatatttgaatgATTATGATAATGATTGTTACAAGTGGATATTCGAAGAATCTAAAAGTCATGATGAAGATGAACAAGAAGATAATCAAGaagataaaaattataataaaacatatgACAAACAACAACAAACGAATCATAATAAAACTTTTGATGAACTTAGTGTTATAGAACAAAACTCGTATCAGGACATGCCTAATTATAATACCAACCATTATTTCAATGATcaaatgaattattatgatcatataaacaaaaaaaaaattatatatacacatgaatataatcaaggtatatataatgaacACACTCCTTTGAATAAGAATAAAAGAAAACTTTCAAATGAATCTCAAGAGggatataaaaatatttataagaagaagaaaaaagtGTCATGGGGAATGCGCGAAAATGTACTTGATAATGAACAAGATGGAtattatgatgaaaatggaaatataataaaaagaaagaaaaaaaaatttaaagaattagaaaatatgatgaaaaaggaatataaaaaaaaaaagaataaaaaatatagaaaagaaaaaaaaaaaaaacaaaaaacaaaaacaaaaacaaaaacaaaaacaaataaatataataataacaatgaACATTAccattatttatataaggCTCTATGTGATTTTGTGTCAActaaatataaaacaaataaacTATTAAAATACATGGATGAAAATAGAGATATGTATTCATGGAAACCACCTTCATTTTATTggaaaatattaaagaatCAATATGTAgtaaaagaaatattaaaacTATATGAAGAACGCTATTTAGATCCTTTTTTGTCATGTTTATATGAAGattttatgaataaattttattttgatgataatgaaaaagaaaatactaataatattacaacTTATACCAgtaattttaatatttttactttaAGAATAAGTGAAGAGATACAAaagtttttattattaaaagaaccagaagaagaagaagatattttaaatatttgtaAGAATATTTGTGTAAGTGAaaattcttatatatatgcacAACTTATAttagaatatatttataggaataataatgataatagTATGAGACGATTGTCTCAATATTTATgtttgtatatattatataaagatattaatatatataatatatgtaataattatttttcaaatgTTATAGAGAATGAAATAAGTATATCctatttaatatttaaaattaataatttacataattatcatagtttatataatatttttaaaaatatctATATGATAAGAAATAAAGGATGTATGcatattaataatacaGATATTATTAATCTATATAATTCTATATTGAGAGTATTAAAGGTATTCAATGGGCAAAAATTGCTTCTTTTTGATTCTACTTATATGTTTGATGATATGAATAGAAAGGACAGAATAATGAGTAGGGATGAAAAGGgaaaacaaaataatagtatttattataaaaaaaatggtTATGATAAAGCATCAGAAATTAATAGTTGTGGCGATATTTATGATgatattgataataatataaatgatgatattaataataatattaatgatgatattaataataatattaatattaataataatattaataataatattaataataatattaataataatattaatgatgaTGACCATTCGAATGATTTATTGTCGTTTAATGAGAGCAGCTTCTTGAATTATCCATCAAATTTTTCTGATGAAAATAGAAGTACTTTAGAGGAATATACAAGAAGATGTTccataaataaaataaatcaatATGATAGACATAAAGTTAAGAATATATCAACTTATActgatgaaaataatgataatatagATGATAAGCAAAATAATGAGAATAAGGATTTAAAAAATAGCGAACAGAATTATTTGGAAGGTGATCTAACAAGTGATCTATATGAATATACAGAAGAAAAggtaataaataaattacaTATAGACACATCACATACAGATAAATCATTTATAGATTTTGAAAGTGTTAATTTCagtgataataaaataaaaagtgCTGTGAGCGAATTTTTATTACCTTCAGCATCACAATATGGAAGAGAcaattataattatgataaggaatttttaagaataaatatatatgctGAAAAGATTCCTCTGATACATATGAGagatattatatttattaataatttaataaatatatttgtaaacaataatgatttattttctaataatatgtataaagTCTATGGAAAGGTTCTCATATTTTTAACTACATATTCTCCATATGAATATGTGTATAATCAATATTACTCTTCCTTTtttgaaaagaaaaaaaagaagaatgCTTTTAAAAAGTATTCTACGTcattttttgatatttaTGATGATAGGATGGTAGTTGGAACAAAAGACAAgaagataaagaaaaaaaagaagaagaaaaaaaaaaaaaagatgaaaaaaaaaaagattattattaataataataataatattatagttgatgatgatgatgatgaatatattgataatataaattataacaatgaaaataataaccATCAGTCATATGAAAAATCAAATGAAAGTAGTTTTTCTAACAGAACaaataatgaagaagaCAAAAAAACAGATAGTATATTAAACGTCAAAAATAgtaatgatgataattatacaataaaaacaataacACCAGAAAAAAAGATGGAAAATAATTCTGTTGATAAATTTGCTAACGATTTAATAACaaatggaaaaaatattgtaaccagtttaaatgataatatagGAGATGAAGAAAAGACAAATTCAAATAGTATTAGTAACAATAATTTTTTAGTAGAAAATGATATGAATGAAGATAAGGAGAGGAACATGAAAGAGTatgatcataataataaaaataattccAAAACAATATGTTCAATTAAAAATACTATAGatagatataaaaaagaagaagaatgtcctaaaaatattgatgatctttttgaaataaaaacaGAAGTTAAATCTTgtaatgaaataaaaagtagtgtatttcttaatattaaaagtaaacaaaaattaaaaactaataaaataaataaaaaaaaaaaatattatttttataaattattcCATAAATTTAgaatatcatataataattttattaaatatacacaaaatgaaattttccatatttatcaaataatacATGGAAATTATTCAGATGTACAAAAAGATAAAATGttaataagaaaaattaatagTAATTTAGCAGCAtctattatttataaatatatttataataatatttatgaatatattaataactcaaaaattaatttaatatatcctaaatttattattttaaaatatattgtcGATAAATATCCTCAAAAGAGATATTTAACTCTACACTTTTTAAA ggaactatatatatttatcattgAAAAGGAAAAGGCCTTAGAGGAATATGCAGAATTAAGGGGCAATATagttttatttattgtatatatgaTAAGATATGAGAATATGTTTTGTTATGTagtaaatattattaaaacGATG ataTATGTTTTGGATAAATCGCTCATAAGATTATTCATAATGAAAACCCTAACATATTGTGCCCCACCTTATGATTTAATGTTTTGTCAATgtcttttaaattttatttattcagtcttaaaaaaag aaggtatatattacaaagacgaatttaaaaaaataataaataaattcCTGGATGAAGTTGCTAATATGCATCAAATGTATCAGAGCTCCAAAACGAAAGAg CTCTTCATTTTAAGTAATTATATTAGGGACCATATGATCCAATCAGAAAAGGAAACACAACCATGTTAA
- a CDS encoding hypothetical protein (conserved Plasmodium protein, unknown function), which translates to MSFIRPELKSVDFPPPDINSKGSILKNKPMESINNIRDVESIKKLSYMSTGVNNNQLYENGMYFDERKREYIPNNENISSIYENNNVENNVNMNDNVNVIGSSVFRPTDGIHTIEEKKISYGNNMFDYNNMIPYNMNNNMIPYNLNNNTIPYNMNNNMMPYNMNNNMMEYNMNNNMMEYNMNNNMVEYNMNNNMVEYNMNNNMINNDRHLSQMNVDKNLYPVNNLPNDEVSYGYVDPLENLFNTNKFKIKKIKDTNSISNDYNNKKNLTNILPFEKIVEQCDINNVLSNKFVQDLYNHQNVYDENNVVMKGFKGEYMDGSPSVPFLSDGKSVVYNKMKENDEHFEEDNYAQDKAYMTSRYSSDKRNTLKPNKLDIGDKQKNDGNENNMVDKDDDNYQGNEHINMNNINSKNNIDRVRNRSHSKNMIPSDMTTNNIPMQDIRNSHYEDENKNKNKNKKINDNINATMNNDDDDLHAVENNEGDKDNNLFEVYDYNKNKKVVYYSVKNHYDPYKEMCKKEKDSYSIYDNKIYENDIYDYLLHQYEQNYEHMFDQRNSNNSNIANDRKDIFYNRMNLMYGDNHMGDNNYKKDIIRNSYHNNNNNNNSNNINGDVNRFNSKDGNTRCRVGTLNQNSIHENNENEYNNIPRYTNYKRETELYDKILYDYKLNQHKYPSYFPRNINDKSCDNVNDKNRNSNLSILYKRNSKICNLYNDELLDIYKYTTDIYTPKPKLFVYSVKDNLNTNNKDQKNDIKIEKQKDTKNNLYDKEYTNNDVLCNTYNLKINKEFKKIFKKLKYKNTVVISNIGKNCGSSTFSNYIINDNEINKFTNEISTEENCIYAYITKNQNKINYLYLDYEKITTLQAKYCNEKKELQNNINKFITLSFYFSNIVILHISKENCLDMFYVLASYYDIIKNIRENLRKRRKKYEQLESGKQEGDQFDLKNIKKALSPKENNKSKDNQKNKENKENKENKENKENKENQKSKDHQKSKDHQKSKDHQKSKDHQRSKDHHKSNDNLDSDKNEEDIETVEEPLDINDNKTNTNLSSDVSEEDSSNTDSEDSSKDNFDENNFSLPYFIFVLRDVNKEELCQMNLQNECLFKEEDMNGNINVNINVNANENMNNPLNDCMFYNQHVNNNINNINNNNNNNSIGGNNYHYGYDNYSYDSLARQYLDSLINMINDDVTQKKVQCMLKLLTRKNIFMLPSLYTNNNEYIINKEYMKELSRIKKELYIQGKAIDNMYKNNGTYIYKYISMLLYTTNNNIFYTPKQLQKKIENFECKMLYNVLIDNFLLHIRKKIEKKLPMKPNMFLTLINDLKIEFILTFEKFAIGNIKIKKKYKNQLYSDMDVIILKAYKENIAFSCFNFYNIIDQRIKALKIYENINNFKYENFSQLQIDLEHINEGEIDNLIYNEILGIKKEEIFAHFINVYYDNEKDTSEMLYNTDPADNKQKKLYALPKNKKSLTGVNHKTNDNNKYDTSDTLSDTDNNKKYEYQKGKKITSTYLGTDNNNNNNNNNNNNNYINNNLNNYGNPLLYGNSMKKNKNKYEGKFVKYQDTINQDKDSDDNSFKELEQNNEKKSLRINKYNNDSYRRKSTNEMYVNADDTYYYQTKTKIPSNNNINNNNNNYNNNNYNINRSISSSKKSYHKFKSDLGLIYARKKKVHKYNYVPKKYNSVDYANENNEYMHKNSILYENLNSSELFPEEGVDIYTDEDNAEDEYNQEEKHNAFQQNNNYLSSNSRLNSKNDKKVNHSKSKISRNMSNSAMEMVNLKENDDDENEQDDDNKIAFIKKKISSNLSNVKDKLTFQEKNNYESKKSSRSNSRKKTRMSCLPKKKSSK; encoded by the coding sequence ATGTCATTCATAAGACCAGAACTAAAATCAGTCGATTTCCCCCCTCCAGATATTAATAGCAAAGGTAgtattttaaaaaacaaacCAATGGAATCtataaacaatataagAGATGTTGaaagtataaaaaaattaagtTATATGAGCACCGGCGTAAATAATAACCAACTATATGAAAATGGAATGTATTTTGatgaaagaaaaagagaatatatacctaataatgaaaacatttcttctatatatgaaaataataatgttgaaaataatgtaaatatgaatgataatGTTAATGTTATTGGTAGTAGTGTGTTTAGGCCTACTGATGGAATACATACCATagaagagaaaaaaatttcttacggaaataatatgttcgactataataatatgattcCATATAAcatgaataataatatgattcCATATAActtgaataataatacgATTCCATATAACATGAACAATAACATGATGCCATATAACATGAACAACAACATGATGGAATACAATATGAACAACAACATGATggaatataatatgaacaacAACATGGTggaatataatatgaacaacAACATGGTggaatataatatgaacaacaatatgataaataatGATAGACATTTATCTCAGATGAACGTAGATAAAAATTTGTATCCTGTAAATAATTTGCCTAACGATGAAGTAAGTTATGGTTATGTAGATCCGTTGGAAAATTTGtttaatacaaataaatttaaaataaaaaaaataaaagacACCAACAGCATTAGTAATGActataacaataaaaaaaacttaACTAACATTTTGCCTTTTGAAAAGATTGTAGAACAGTgtgatattaataatgtGCTATCAAATAAATTCGTTCaagatttatataatcatcaaaatgtatatgatgaaaataatgtaGTTATGAAAGGATTTAAAGGGGAATATATGGATGGTTCCCCATCAGTTCCTTTTTTAAGTGATGGAAAGAGTGtagtatataataaaatgaaagaaaatGATGAGCATTTTGAGGAGGATAATTATGCTCAGGATAAAGCTTATATGACTTCAAGGTATTCTAGTGATAAGAGAAATACACTAAAACCAAATAAACTTGACATAGGTgataaacaaaaaaatgatggtaacgaaaataatatggttgataaagatgatgataattatCAAGGTAACGAACATATCAAcatgaataatattaatagtaaGAACAATATTGATAGAGTTCGTAATAGGAGCCATTCCAAGAATATGATTCCCTCAGATATGacaacaaataatattccAATGCAAGATATAAGAAATAGTCACTATgaagatgaaaataaaaataaaaataaaaataagaaaataaatgataatattaatgcTACTATgaataatgatgatgatgattTACATGCAGTGGAAAATAATGAAGGtgataaagataataatttatttgaggtatatgattataataaaaataaaaaggtTGTATATTATTCTGTTAAAAATCATTATGATCCATATAAAGAAATGTGTAAAAAAGAGAAAGACAGTTATTcaatatatgataataaaatatatgaaaatgatatatatgattatcTATTACATCAGTATGAACAAAATTATGAACATATGTTTGATCAACGCAACTCgaataatagtaatatagCAAATGATAGAAAggatattttttataatcgTATGAATTTAATGTATGGCGACAATCATATGGGAGATAATAACTACAAAAAGGATATTATCAGAAATTcatatcataataataataataataataatagtaataacATTAATGGTGATGTTAATAGATTTAATAGTAAGGATGGTAATACTAGGTGCCGAGTAGGGACCCTTAATCAAAATAGTATTCATGAAAATAATGAgaatgaatataataatattccaagatatacaaattataaaagagaaacagaattatatgataaaattttatatgacTACAAATTAAATCAACATAAATATCCATCTTATTTTCcaagaaatataaatgataaaagTTGTGATAATGttaatgataaaaatagGAATAGTAACTTAtcaattttatataagaGGAATTCAAAAATTTGTAATTTGTATAATGATGAACtattagatatatataaatatactaCTGATATATATACACCTAAACcaaaattatttgtttattctgtaaaagataatttaaataCAAACAATAAAGATCAGAAgaatgatataaaaatagaaaaacaaaaggatacaaaaaacaatttgtatgataaagaatatacaaataatgaTGTTTTATGTAAcacatataatttaaaaattaataaagaatttaaaaagatttttaaaaaattaaaatataaaaatactGTAGTTATTAGTAATATAGGCAAAAATTGTGGATCTTCTACCTTttcaaattatattataaatgataatgaaataaataaatttacaAATGAAATCAGTACAGAAGaaaattgtatatatgcatatattacaaagaatcaaaataaaattaattatctttatttagATTATGAAAAGATTACTACTCTACAAGCTAAATATTgtaatgaaaaaaaagaattacaaaataatataaataaattcatAACACTTTCCTTCTACTTTTCTAATATAGtaattttacatataaGTAAAGAAAATTGTTTAGATATGTTTTATGTGTTGGCTTcttattatgatataataaaaaatattagaGAAAATCTgagaaaaagaagaaagaAATATGAGCAATTAGAAAGTGGTAAACAGGAAGGTGACCAATTTGATTTGAAGAATATCAAAAAGGCGCTTTCTCCAAAAgagaataataaaagtaaagATAATCagaaaaataaagaaaataaagaaaataaagaaaataaagaaaataaagaaaataaagaaaatcAAAAGAGTAAAGATCATCAAAAGAGCAAAGATCATCAAAAGAGTAAAGATCATCAAAAGAGCAAAGATCATCAAAGGAGCAAAGATCATCACAAAAGTAATGATAATCTTGATAGTGATAAGAATGAGGAAGACATCGAAACTGTTGAAGAACCATtagatataaatgataataaaacaaatacCAATTTGTCATCAGATGTAAGTGAAGAGGATTCATCTAATACAGATAGCGAAGATTCGAGTAAAGACAATtttgatgaaaataatttttctttaccatattttatatttgtattaagagatgtaaataaagaagaattATGCCAAATGAACTTACAAAATGAATGTTTGTTTAAAGAGGAGGATATGAATggtaatataaatgtaaatataaatgtaaatgCTAATGAGAATATGAATAATCCTTTAAATGACTGTATGTTTTATAACCAAcatgttaataataatattaacaatattaacaataataataataataatagtattggtggtaataattatcattatggttatgataattattcatatgattCCTTAGCTAGACAATATTTAGATTCACTCATAAACATGATAAATGATGATGTAACCCAGAAAAAGGTTCAATGTATGCTAAAATTATTaacaagaaaaaatattttcatgTTACCATcattatatacaaataataatgaatatattataaataaagaatatatgAAAGAATTAAGcagaataaaaaaagaattatatatccAAGGGAAAGCAATAgataatatgtataaaaataatggtacttatatatataaatatattagtatgttattatatacaactaataataatattttttatacacCTAAAcaattacaaaaaaaaatagaaaattttgaatgtaaaatgttatataatgttCTTATAGATAATTTCTTACTTcatataagaaaaaaaattgaaaaaaaattaccCATGAAACcaaatatgtttttaaCATTAATTAATGATTTAAAGATagaatttattttaacCTTTGAAAAATTTGCTATtggaaatataaaaattaaaaaaaaatataaaaaccAATTATATTCTGATATGGatgttataatattaaaagcttataaagaaaatatagCATTCAgttgttttaatttttataatattattgatCAAAGAATAAAGGctttaaaaatttatgaaaacattaataattttaagTATGAAAACTTTAGTCAGCTACAAATCGATCTAGAACATATTAATGAGGGAGAAATAGATaatcttatatataacgAAATATTAGGAATAAAGAAGGAAGAAATATTTGCACACTTTATAAATgtttattatgataatgaaaaagatacaagtgaaatgttatataatactGACCCAGCAGATAATAAGCAGAAAAAATTGTATGCTCTAccaaaaaataaaaaaagcTTGACAGGTGTAAATCATAAAacaaatgataataataaatatgatacATCTGATACATTAAGCGATActgataataataaaaagtatGAATATCAAAAAGGTAAAAAAATTACTTCAACATATTTAGGAACTgacaacaataataataataataataataataataataataattatattaataataatcttAATAATTATGGTAATCCATTGTTATATGGAAACAgtatgaaaaaaaataaaaataaatatgaagGAAAATTTGTCAAATATCAAGATACCATAAATCAAGATAAAGATTCTGATGATAATTCCTTTAAAGAATtagaacaaaataatgaGAAGAAAAGTTTgagaataaataaatataataatgattcatatagaagaaaaagTACAAATGAAATGTATGTAAATGCTGATGAtacttattattatcaaacCAAAACGAAAATACcaagtaataataatattaacaataataataataattataataataataattataatatcaaCAGATCAATCAGCTCATCGAAAAAATCATACCATAAATTTAAATCAGATCTAGGTTTAATATATGcaaggaaaaaaaaagtacacaaatataattatgtacccaaaaaatataatagtGTAGATTATGctaatgaaaataatgaatatatgcataaaaattcaatattatatgaaaatttaaataGTTCAGAATTATTTCCAGAAGAAGGTGTAGATATATATACAGATGAAGATAATGCAGAAGATGAATACAATCAAGAGGAAAAGCATAATGCATTtcaacaaaataataattatctATCATCAAATAGTAGATTAAATAgtaaaaatgataaaaaagTAAATCATTCCAAATCTAAAATTTCTAGAAACATGAGTAATTCTGCTATGGAAATGGTAAATTTGAAAGAAAAcgatgatgatgaaaatgaacaagatgatgataataaaatagcttttattaaaaaaaaaatctcTAGTAATTTATCTAATGTTAAAGATAAATTAACCTTtcaagaaaaaaataattatgaaagTAAAAAATCAAGTCGTAGCAACTCAAGGAAAAAAACAAGGATGAGTTGTTTAcccaaaaaaaaaagttcaaaatga